Proteins found in one Aquibium microcysteis genomic segment:
- a CDS encoding LysR family transcriptional regulator, with amino-acid sequence MNLNRASIPDLAVLQAFEAAARHGNFTKAAAELSLTQSAVSRQVRTLEVLFGVPLFERSRQRVHLSVAGRQVLPGVQRLLAQSEELVVKARSAVAADGRLSIAALPTFCNRWLMPRLPTFLASRPGLTVEIASRSAPFDLHEADVDIAIHFGQPVWANATCTYLCSEVILPVAAPALARPGDMRTAGDVARLPLLHLTTRPMLWAEWFRACGTGDQVAYRGSRFDQFSTVIEAALGGLGAALLPTYLIETELASGALEVILDLPMSTENGYYVVLPDGRRQGSAGFEFQEWLIGQVRRP; translated from the coding sequence ATGAACCTCAATCGTGCCTCCATTCCCGACCTGGCGGTGCTGCAGGCCTTCGAGGCGGCCGCGCGCCATGGCAATTTCACCAAGGCGGCCGCCGAACTCAGCCTCACGCAGAGCGCAGTCAGCCGTCAGGTGCGGACGCTGGAAGTCCTGTTCGGCGTACCGCTGTTCGAGCGGTCGCGCCAGAGGGTACATCTTTCGGTTGCGGGACGGCAGGTCCTGCCCGGCGTGCAGCGCCTGCTCGCCCAGTCCGAGGAACTCGTCGTGAAGGCACGCTCGGCGGTCGCAGCCGATGGCCGGCTGTCGATCGCGGCGCTCCCGACATTCTGCAACCGCTGGCTGATGCCGCGCCTGCCGACGTTCCTCGCGTCCCGGCCGGGGCTGACGGTAGAAATCGCGTCGCGGTCGGCACCGTTCGATCTGCACGAGGCCGACGTCGACATCGCCATCCATTTCGGCCAGCCGGTGTGGGCCAACGCCACCTGCACCTACCTGTGCAGCGAAGTGATCCTCCCGGTGGCCGCGCCGGCGCTCGCCCGGCCCGGCGACATGCGCACGGCTGGCGACGTCGCGCGCCTGCCGCTGCTGCACCTGACCACCCGGCCGATGCTGTGGGCCGAGTGGTTCCGGGCCTGCGGAACCGGCGACCAGGTGGCCTACCGAGGCAGCCGCTTCGACCAGTTCTCGACCGTCATCGAGGCGGCGCTCGGGGGATTGGGAGCGGCGCTGCTGCCGACCTATCTGATCGAGACGGAACTCGCATCGGGCGCCCTGGAGGTCATCCTCGACCTGCCGATGTCGACAGAGAACGGCTACTACGTGGTTCTTCCCGACGGTCGACGGCAAGGCTCGGCGGGCTTCGAGTTCCAGGAATGGCTCATCGGGCAGGTCCGCCGGCCCTGA
- a CDS encoding aldehyde dehydrogenase family protein, translating to MGAGIDVKRETAELLDRLGVPRASWNGGDMASFSPVSGEQVAAVATTSPEAAQTAIEAAHEAFRAWRLVPAPRRGELVRLLGEELRAAKADLGRLVSIEAGKIASEGLGEVQEMIDICDFAVGLSRQLYGLTIATERPGHRMMETWHPLGVVGIISAFNFPVAVWSWNAALALVAGNAIVWKPSEKTPLTALASQAILERALARFGDAPEKLSQVLIGDRAIGEALVDHPKVALVSATGSTRMGREVGPRLARRFARSILELGGNNAGIVCPSADLDMALRAVAFGAMGTAGQRCTTLRRLFVHDSVYDALVPRLRRAYESVSVGNPLETSALVGPLIDRQAFDGMQKALAEAKAEGGVVTGGERVAEAGKDTAYYVRPALVEMPSQCGPVLEETFAPILYVMRYADFERALEDHNAVAAGLSSSIFTLDVREAERFLSADGSDCGIANVNIGTSGAEIGGAFGGEKETGGGRESGSDAWKAYMRRATNTVNYSRALPLAQGVSFDIG from the coding sequence ATGGGCGCTGGCATCGACGTGAAGCGGGAAACGGCGGAACTTCTCGACCGGCTGGGCGTGCCGCGCGCCTCCTGGAATGGCGGCGACATGGCCTCCTTCAGTCCGGTGAGCGGCGAGCAGGTGGCGGCCGTCGCGACCACGTCTCCCGAAGCCGCGCAGACCGCCATCGAGGCTGCGCACGAAGCCTTCAGGGCCTGGCGGCTGGTGCCGGCCCCGCGCCGCGGCGAGCTGGTCCGCCTGCTCGGCGAGGAGCTTCGCGCCGCCAAGGCCGATCTCGGCCGGCTTGTCTCGATCGAGGCCGGGAAGATCGCGTCGGAAGGCCTCGGCGAAGTGCAGGAGATGATCGACATCTGCGATTTCGCCGTCGGCCTCTCGCGCCAGCTCTACGGCCTGACCATCGCCACCGAGCGGCCCGGCCACCGGATGATGGAGACCTGGCACCCGCTCGGGGTCGTCGGCATCATCTCGGCCTTCAACTTCCCCGTCGCCGTCTGGTCCTGGAACGCCGCGCTGGCGCTCGTTGCCGGAAACGCCATCGTCTGGAAGCCGTCGGAAAAGACGCCGCTCACCGCGCTCGCCTCGCAGGCGATCCTCGAACGGGCGCTGGCGCGCTTCGGCGACGCGCCGGAGAAGCTGTCGCAGGTGCTGATCGGCGACCGCGCGATCGGCGAGGCGCTGGTCGACCACCCGAAGGTGGCGCTGGTGTCGGCGACGGGCTCGACCCGCATGGGCCGCGAGGTCGGTCCCCGGCTCGCCCGGCGCTTCGCCCGCTCGATCCTGGAACTCGGCGGCAACAATGCCGGTATCGTCTGCCCCTCGGCCGATCTCGACATGGCGCTGCGCGCAGTCGCCTTCGGCGCCATGGGCACGGCGGGCCAGCGCTGCACGACGCTGCGCCGCCTCTTCGTCCACGACAGCGTCTACGACGCCCTCGTGCCGCGGCTGAGACGAGCCTACGAGAGCGTTTCCGTCGGCAATCCGCTGGAGACGTCCGCGCTGGTCGGGCCGCTGATCGACCGGCAGGCTTTCGACGGCATGCAGAAGGCGCTGGCGGAGGCAAAGGCCGAGGGTGGCGTCGTGACGGGTGGCGAGCGCGTGGCCGAGGCCGGCAAGGATACGGCCTACTACGTGCGGCCGGCGCTGGTGGAGATGCCCAGCCAGTGCGGTCCGGTGCTGGAGGAGACCTTCGCGCCGATCCTCTACGTCATGCGCTACGCCGATTTCGAGCGGGCGCTCGAGGATCACAATGCGGTCGCGGCAGGCCTCTCCTCCTCCATCTTCACGCTCGACGTCCGTGAGGCCGAACGCTTCCTGTCGGCCGACGGCTCGGACTGCGGCATCGCCAACGTCAACATCGGCACATCGGGCGCCGAGATCGGCGGCGCGTTCGGCGGCGAGAAGGAGACGGGCGGCGGCCGCGAAAGCGGCTCGGATGCCTGGAAGGCCTACATGCGCCGCGCCACCAACACCGTGAATTATTCGCGGGCCCTGCCGCTGGCTCAGGGCGTGTCGTTCGACATCGGGTAG
- a CDS encoding LacI family DNA-binding transcriptional regulator produces MAKTSKATIADVARLAGVSTATAGRVLGRYGYTREETRQQVLQAAAKLGYRTNALARSLITGKTRTIGVVAGDIQNPFYASILRGIADVVERRDFGLLIVNSDESLDKEIRAVDLLLEKQVDGLIVSPCDTRNARHLRDLHSGGLPLLLLDRSVAGLEVDRVGIDNIAAAERAVGVLIAAGHRRIGLVGEMLEEQDGGFDAFIARGLAGEVLSTDTLYPSWQRLLGYLRAHRQAGMAVDASLIRRVGAYSAQAAREVARTLIARPDRPSAVFATDGTMSEGVIGAVTEAGLVLPDALSLVCFDDLDWMSFLSPGISTMAQPRLAMGETAASMLLERIEGSREPMRTVVMRADFVERGSIAAAPAC; encoded by the coding sequence GTGGCGAAGACCTCGAAGGCGACGATCGCGGACGTTGCGCGGCTTGCCGGCGTGTCGACGGCGACGGCCGGACGCGTTCTCGGCCGATACGGCTACACCCGCGAAGAGACGCGCCAACAGGTCCTGCAGGCGGCTGCCAAGCTCGGCTATCGCACCAACGCACTCGCCCGCAGCCTCATCACCGGCAAGACGCGCACAATCGGCGTGGTGGCCGGCGACATCCAGAATCCGTTCTATGCGTCCATCCTGCGCGGCATCGCCGACGTGGTCGAGCGGCGCGATTTCGGGCTGCTGATCGTCAATTCGGACGAGAGTCTCGACAAGGAGATCCGGGCGGTCGACCTGCTTCTCGAGAAGCAGGTCGACGGATTGATCGTCTCGCCCTGCGACACCCGCAACGCGCGGCACCTGCGCGACCTCCACTCGGGCGGACTGCCGCTCCTGCTGCTCGACCGCAGCGTGGCCGGGCTGGAAGTCGATCGCGTGGGAATCGACAACATCGCCGCGGCCGAGCGTGCGGTTGGCGTGCTGATTGCGGCCGGCCACCGGCGGATCGGGCTCGTCGGGGAGATGCTCGAGGAGCAGGATGGCGGCTTCGATGCCTTCATCGCCCGCGGTCTCGCAGGCGAAGTGCTGTCCACCGACACGCTTTACCCGAGCTGGCAGCGCCTGCTGGGCTATCTGCGCGCCCACCGGCAGGCGGGCATGGCGGTCGATGCGTCGCTGATCCGGCGGGTCGGCGCCTATTCGGCGCAGGCTGCACGAGAAGTCGCCCGCACCCTGATCGCGCGGCCGGACCGGCCGAGCGCGGTGTTTGCGACCGACGGCACCATGTCGGAAGGCGTGATCGGAGCCGTCACGGAAGCGGGGCTGGTTCTGCCCGATGCTCTTTCGCTCGTCTGTTTCGACGACCTGGACTGGATGAGCTTCCTGTCGCCCGGCATCTCCACGATGGCACAGCCGCGGCTTGCGATGGGGGAAACGGCCGCAAGCATGCTGCTGGAGCGGATCGAAGGATCGAGAGAGCCGATGCGCACCGTGGTGATGCGGGCGGATTTCGTCGAACGTGGATCGATCGCGGCCGCGCCGGCGTGCTGA
- a CDS encoding ornithine cyclodeaminase, with the protein MKVFDAAAVHAALPWPYLIGALSRAHRGAMPVSDVVVQSDPAGSGNQFITLPGWVPGGPVAVKMVGVFPGNERLSPPQPNVQGLVAMFDGATGAPLLVADGAAMTARKTAGDSALAASLLAREDAQVLLVVGAGALAPHFAAAHIAARPSLKRVLIWNRTAAKAEAVAAELQGKGLDAQAVSDIDAAVAAADVITCVTMSDRTLVRGALLRPGTHLDLVGAYMTSLCETDEEALSRGRIFVDTRRGMESTGDLGPALASGLVPATSIAGDHFDLAQGKVQGRRSADEITVFKNVGGAHLDVFTAIALNDAA; encoded by the coding sequence ATGAAGGTCTTCGATGCAGCGGCGGTCCACGCGGCCTTGCCCTGGCCCTACCTGATCGGCGCGCTGTCGCGGGCGCATCGCGGCGCGATGCCGGTTTCGGACGTGGTGGTTCAGAGCGATCCGGCGGGAAGCGGCAATCAGTTCATCACGCTTCCGGGATGGGTGCCGGGCGGTCCCGTCGCGGTGAAGATGGTGGGCGTGTTCCCCGGCAACGAGAGGCTCTCGCCGCCGCAGCCCAATGTGCAGGGACTGGTCGCCATGTTCGACGGCGCCACCGGCGCGCCGCTTCTGGTCGCCGACGGCGCGGCGATGACGGCGCGCAAGACGGCGGGCGATTCCGCGCTGGCCGCGTCGCTGCTCGCGCGCGAGGATGCGCAGGTGCTTCTGGTGGTCGGGGCCGGGGCGCTGGCGCCGCATTTCGCAGCCGCGCACATCGCCGCCCGGCCCTCCCTGAAGCGCGTCCTGATCTGGAACCGGACGGCGGCCAAGGCCGAAGCGGTCGCGGCAGAACTTCAGGGCAAAGGGCTCGACGCACAGGCCGTGAGCGACATCGACGCGGCGGTGGCTGCCGCCGACGTCATCACCTGCGTGACCATGTCCGACCGCACGCTGGTCAGAGGCGCGCTGCTCCGGCCGGGCACGCATCTCGATCTCGTCGGCGCCTACATGACGAGCCTGTGCGAGACCGACGAGGAGGCGCTCTCGCGCGGCCGCATCTTCGTCGACACGCGGCGCGGGATGGAGAGCACCGGCGACCTCGGGCCTGCCCTGGCTTCGGGCCTCGTGCCGGCCACGTCGATCGCCGGCGATCATTTCGATCTCGCGCAGGGCAAGGTGCAGGGGCGCCGGTCGGCGGACGAAATCACTGTCTTCAAGAATGTCGGCGGCGCGCATCTCGACGTCTTTACTGCTATCGCGCTGAATGACGCCGCGTGA
- a CDS encoding GntR family transcriptional regulator, with protein MTQDGLLPLYEQVRRKLLSEIEAGRLAEGSFLPPEFELCETYGVSRITLRRAVGELCAEGLLVRQQGRGTLVAPRKMQLTISLSGFSDVVEGRGLKPGHRIIEGQERADAPAVAARLQALHLFRFVRLLEVDDRPMTLETLYFDAERFADAFGPVAAGGSFFSSLRSAYGVEPAGAERVIDVGFAGGSEAPLLGVSATQPVYRIEKLVLDGEGRPLALSQSVTPCHLVTLAVKN; from the coding sequence ATGACGCAAGACGGCCTCCTGCCGCTCTACGAACAGGTGAGGCGCAAGCTCCTGTCCGAGATCGAGGCCGGCCGCCTTGCCGAAGGGAGCTTCCTGCCGCCCGAGTTCGAACTGTGCGAGACCTATGGTGTCAGCCGCATCACGCTGCGCCGCGCGGTGGGGGAGCTGTGCGCCGAAGGGCTGCTCGTGCGCCAGCAGGGGCGCGGCACGCTGGTGGCTCCGCGCAAGATGCAGCTGACCATCTCGCTGTCGGGCTTTTCCGACGTGGTCGAGGGCCGCGGGCTGAAGCCCGGCCACCGTATCATCGAAGGTCAGGAGCGAGCCGACGCCCCCGCCGTGGCGGCGCGGCTGCAGGCCCTGCACCTGTTCCGCTTCGTCCGGCTGCTTGAGGTGGACGACCGGCCGATGACGCTTGAGACGCTCTATTTCGACGCCGAGCGCTTCGCCGACGCCTTCGGCCCGGTCGCCGCCGGCGGCAGCTTCTTTTCCAGCCTGCGCAGCGCCTACGGCGTCGAGCCGGCCGGCGCCGAGCGGGTGATCGACGTCGGTTTCGCGGGCGGCAGCGAGGCACCGCTGCTCGGCGTGTCCGCCACGCAGCCGGTCTACCGGATCGAGAAACTGGTGCTCGACGGCGAGGGCCGGCCGCTCGCCCTGTCGCAGTCCGTCACGCCCTGTCACCTCGTCACGCTTGCCGTGAAGAACTGA
- a CDS encoding SIS domain-containing protein has protein sequence MSLPDRYHPAVSAALSAIDVSALRHVFFVACGGSLSIMHPAKFMLDQHGTLPSDVFNAAEFVARAPKRLGPDTLVVLCSMTGTTKETVAAARFARAGGAVTIGLTVEPGSPLGEAVDHPVRFEAPYTTGVPIDAKDSNYSIIYQIVLGLVAGSGGEDLTEELIDSLCNLQVVIDRAQESFAPLWDRYAEHFARQDVIYTMASGASYGAAYSFAICVLMEMQWINSQAIHSNEFFHGPFEVLDETRCFVLMKGIDSTRDLDVRAEEFLHRFGKAENILVLDAQALDMTGIDPRFRGNVAPLIFFDTLWRFIYKVAGFRQQVMLDGRRYMKKLSDY, from the coding sequence ATGTCCTTACCAGACCGTTATCACCCGGCCGTTTCCGCCGCGCTTTCCGCCATCGACGTGTCGGCGCTGCGCCACGTGTTCTTCGTGGCCTGCGGCGGCTCGCTGTCGATCATGCACCCGGCGAAGTTCATGCTCGACCAGCACGGCACGCTGCCGTCGGACGTCTTCAACGCGGCCGAGTTCGTCGCCCGTGCGCCGAAGCGCCTCGGGCCTGACACGCTCGTCGTTCTGTGTTCGATGACCGGGACCACGAAGGAGACGGTCGCCGCCGCCCGCTTCGCACGCGCCGGTGGAGCCGTGACCATCGGCCTGACCGTGGAGCCCGGCTCTCCGCTGGGCGAGGCGGTCGACCATCCGGTCAGGTTCGAGGCACCCTACACCACCGGCGTGCCGATCGACGCGAAGGACAGCAACTATTCGATCATCTACCAGATCGTGCTCGGCCTCGTGGCCGGATCCGGCGGCGAGGATCTGACCGAGGAACTGATCGACAGCCTCTGCAACCTCCAGGTCGTGATCGACCGCGCGCAGGAGAGCTTCGCGCCGCTCTGGGACCGCTATGCCGAGCACTTCGCCAGGCAGGACGTGATCTACACGATGGCCTCCGGCGCCAGCTACGGCGCGGCCTATTCCTTCGCCATCTGCGTGCTGATGGAGATGCAGTGGATCAACAGCCAGGCCATCCACTCGAACGAGTTCTTCCATGGCCCCTTCGAGGTGCTGGACGAGACGCGCTGCTTCGTCCTGATGAAGGGCATCGATTCCACCCGCGATCTCGACGTCCGGGCCGAGGAATTCCTGCACCGGTTCGGGAAGGCCGAAAACATCCTCGTGCTCGACGCCCAGGCGCTCGACATGACGGGCATCGACCCGCGCTTCCGCGGCAACGTCGCGCCGCTCATCTTCTTCGACACGCTGTGGCGCTTCATCTACAAGGTGGCCGGGTTCCGGCAGCAGGTGATGCTGGACGGTCGCCGCTACATGAAGAAGCTCTCCGACTACTGA
- a CDS encoding PfkB family carbohydrate kinase, whose amino-acid sequence MSRTTPRILAFGDNVVDCYRDRQRMFPGGNCVNHAVFARRFGATTAYAGAVADDAAGRAIRDALVAEGVETSLLRFLPGQTAYCVIATEGGERVFVGANLGVSIIAPSPADLGWMRTADAVHTGRSSHVDSWLGHFASLTRISYDFATIRDEGRIAAVAPHCHLAGFSGGDLDHAEALALASMTLRHGAEWVVITRGDRGALLAGRHGVHEAPAVPVRPVDTLGAGDTFIARTLVGLLRGEAPGSILGEAAEAAARTCLSPGAFGHGAPMNLDMSTMLTIDDIYASTRPVPGPGADPTAAE is encoded by the coding sequence GTGTCACGCACCACCCCCAGGATCCTCGCTTTCGGCGACAACGTCGTCGACTGCTACCGCGACCGGCAGCGCATGTTTCCGGGCGGCAACTGCGTCAACCATGCCGTGTTCGCGCGGCGCTTCGGCGCCACGACCGCCTATGCCGGCGCGGTGGCGGACGATGCGGCCGGCCGCGCCATCCGCGATGCCCTCGTCGCCGAAGGTGTCGAGACGTCGCTGCTGCGCTTCCTGCCGGGACAGACCGCCTATTGCGTGATCGCAACCGAGGGCGGCGAGCGCGTCTTCGTCGGCGCCAATCTCGGCGTCTCGATCATCGCGCCCTCCCCCGCCGATCTCGGCTGGATGCGGACGGCGGACGCCGTCCACACCGGCCGCTCCAGCCATGTGGATTCCTGGCTCGGCCATTTCGCCTCGCTCACGCGAATCTCCTACGATTTCGCGACGATCCGCGACGAAGGACGCATCGCCGCCGTCGCTCCCCATTGCCATCTCGCCGGCTTTTCCGGCGGTGACCTCGACCATGCGGAAGCGCTCGCACTGGCATCGATGACGCTCCGGCACGGCGCCGAATGGGTGGTCATCACGCGCGGCGACAGAGGCGCGCTGCTGGCCGGGCGCCACGGCGTCCACGAAGCGCCGGCAGTCCCCGTGCGGCCGGTCGACACGCTCGGCGCCGGCGATACCTTCATCGCCCGCACGCTCGTGGGCCTGCTGCGCGGGGAAGCGCCGGGATCCATCCTGGGCGAGGCGGCGGAGGCAGCCGCTCGCACATGCCTGTCCCCCGGCGCTTTCGGACACGGTGCGCCGATGAACCTCGACATGTCGACGATGCTCACCATCGACGACATCTATGCCTCGACGCGTCCCGTCCCCGGTCCCGGAGCGGACCCCACGGCTGCGGAATGA
- the dctP gene encoding TRAP transporter substrate-binding protein DctP, with product MNRYTAPIRLLAAAASMTTMLTGIALAQDLTIRIASVNAPTSESWKGVMATAERVTERTEGRVKFEGFPSGQLGTTTDSIEQASQGLPIMTFTSASFLSRFGVPELSIVEGPFIVSGTAEAETLAFSDLMKGYYDRLAETAGIRVVAINWFDGPRHMIGTAGYPSPDDLKGVRMRVPPVETWLKTFQPLGVVATTVEAAEVYSALSQGVVTAAESPLTGLRASKWPEVAKEITLTGHFNLFTGWVMSEAAFQQMSEEDRGILLEEFRKGGQDLSEISANLEAEIRAEFEASGVTFHEADIDAYRKATASFYTSFPNWPAGLYDQVRAAATGK from the coding sequence ATGAACCGCTACACCGCCCCGATCCGGCTACTCGCCGCCGCGGCTTCGATGACGACGATGCTCACCGGTATCGCCCTCGCGCAGGACCTGACGATCCGCATCGCCAGCGTCAATGCCCCCACCAGCGAGTCCTGGAAGGGTGTGATGGCCACGGCCGAGCGTGTCACCGAGCGCACCGAAGGCCGCGTGAAGTTCGAGGGCTTTCCCTCCGGGCAGCTCGGCACCACCACCGATTCCATCGAGCAGGCGAGCCAGGGCCTGCCGATCATGACCTTCACCTCGGCCTCGTTCCTCTCGCGCTTCGGCGTGCCGGAACTGTCGATCGTCGAAGGTCCCTTCATCGTCTCGGGCACGGCCGAAGCCGAGACCCTCGCCTTTTCCGACCTGATGAAGGGCTACTACGACCGGTTGGCCGAGACCGCAGGCATCCGCGTCGTCGCGATCAACTGGTTCGATGGCCCCCGCCACATGATCGGCACCGCCGGCTATCCGTCGCCGGACGATCTGAAGGGCGTGCGCATGCGCGTTCCGCCGGTCGAGACCTGGCTGAAGACGTTCCAGCCGCTCGGCGTCGTCGCCACCACGGTCGAGGCGGCCGAGGTCTATTCGGCCCTGTCGCAGGGCGTGGTGACGGCGGCGGAGAGCCCGCTCACCGGCCTGCGCGCCTCGAAATGGCCCGAGGTCGCCAAGGAAATCACGCTCACCGGCCATTTCAACCTCTTCACCGGCTGGGTGATGAGCGAGGCTGCGTTCCAGCAGATGAGCGAGGAGGATCGCGGCATTCTGCTCGAGGAGTTCCGCAAGGGCGGCCAGGACCTGAGCGAAATCTCCGCCAATCTGGAAGCCGAGATCCGCGCCGAGTTCGAAGCGTCGGGCGTGACCTTCCACGAGGCCGACATCGACGCCTACCGCAAGGCGACGGCGAGCTTCTACACGAGCTTCCCGAACTGGCCGGCCGGCCTCTATGATCAGGTCCGGGCCGCGGCTACCGGGAAGTGA
- a CDS encoding TRAP transporter small permease, which yields MTSLRRLLEFLGLTLPALLLAALVAIVMADVVARNAFAMSILWAQELAVILLGGTVWLGLSGAALQGQLFGIALFVDRLPPRAAFWARLVADLLVLVIAAEVMRAAFAQIATARFTVFLTLGWPKWIMAAILVVGMGLVIAGRLVQMGDSLRDSRP from the coding sequence ATGACGTCCCTGCGCAGGCTGCTGGAGTTTCTCGGCCTGACGCTGCCGGCCCTGCTGCTGGCGGCGCTGGTGGCCATCGTCATGGCCGACGTCGTCGCGCGCAACGCCTTCGCGATGTCGATCCTGTGGGCTCAGGAACTGGCGGTCATTCTCCTGGGCGGAACGGTCTGGCTCGGCCTGTCGGGGGCCGCTCTGCAGGGACAGCTCTTCGGCATCGCGCTCTTCGTCGACCGTCTGCCGCCGCGGGCCGCCTTCTGGGCCCGGCTCGTCGCCGACCTCCTGGTGCTCGTCATCGCCGCCGAGGTGATGCGCGCCGCCTTCGCGCAGATCGCGACGGCGCGCTTCACGGTCTTCCTCACGCTCGGCTGGCCGAAATGGATCATGGCGGCGATCCTGGTCGTCGGCATGGGCCTCGTCATCGCCGGGCGCCTCGTGCAGATGGGCGACAGCCTCCGGGACAGCCGCCCGTGA
- a CDS encoding TRAP transporter large permease, with amino-acid sequence MTIVAIVFVLLLVLGLPVGFVMLGASMAYFAVNPMMASLVAQRMSSGLESFPLLAIPLFVVAGAAMARGGIADRLYAFCETLVGHWRGGLAQIAVLNSVFMGAMSGSANADAAIDARTIVPVMRARGYSNAYGSVVSAASAMIAPIMPPSIALIVYGLLTNTSIGRLFVGGIVPAFIIAIALMLTVRWTAGRMNLAPARENRAQPREVLANGRAALWALAMPVMLLLGLRSGWFTPTELGAVAAVYAFLVGVLVYRGLTMGDTLSLLKESAATTAGVLFIVAAASVFSLILSLEQMPQQLVTALLSVSDNKLVVLLVINVALLLLGTVFEGLAIIVILGPLLVQVAQSLGIDPVHLGVVLVFNTTIGSLTPPVGTVMFTVCSITRCSVEDFTKAFLPFLAAAIAVLLLLTYVPPLVTFLPDLLF; translated from the coding sequence GTGACCATCGTCGCCATCGTCTTCGTCCTCCTGCTGGTTCTGGGCCTGCCCGTCGGCTTCGTGATGCTCGGCGCCTCGATGGCCTATTTCGCCGTCAACCCGATGATGGCGAGCCTCGTCGCGCAGCGCATGTCGTCCGGCCTCGAGTCCTTCCCGCTTCTCGCCATCCCGCTGTTCGTCGTCGCCGGCGCGGCCATGGCGCGCGGCGGCATCGCCGATCGGCTCTACGCCTTCTGCGAGACGCTGGTCGGCCACTGGCGCGGCGGGCTGGCGCAGATCGCGGTGCTCAATTCCGTCTTCATGGGCGCCATGTCCGGTTCGGCCAATGCCGACGCCGCCATCGACGCGCGCACCATCGTGCCGGTGATGCGGGCGCGCGGCTATTCCAACGCCTACGGCTCGGTCGTCAGCGCGGCCTCTGCCATGATCGCGCCGATCATGCCGCCCAGCATCGCGCTGATCGTCTACGGCCTCCTGACCAACACCTCGATCGGCCGCCTGTTCGTCGGCGGCATCGTGCCCGCCTTCATCATCGCCATCGCCCTGATGCTGACCGTGCGCTGGACCGCCGGGCGCATGAACCTGGCACCGGCGCGCGAGAACCGCGCCCAACCGCGCGAGGTGCTCGCCAACGGCCGCGCGGCGCTCTGGGCGCTGGCCATGCCGGTCATGCTGCTTCTCGGGCTGCGCAGCGGCTGGTTCACCCCCACCGAACTCGGCGCGGTCGCGGCGGTGTACGCCTTCCTCGTCGGCGTGCTCGTCTATCGCGGGCTCACCATGGGCGACACCCTGTCGCTCCTGAAGGAATCCGCAGCCACCACCGCCGGCGTCCTCTTCATCGTCGCCGCCGCCTCGGTCTTCTCGCTGATCCTCAGCCTCGAACAGATGCCCCAGCAGCTCGTCACCGCGCTTCTGTCGGTGTCCGACAACAAACTCGTCGTCCTGCTCGTCATCAACGTCGCCCTGCTCCTTCTCGGCACCGTCTTCGAGGGGCTGGCGATCATCGTCATCCTGGGTCCCCTGCTGGTGCAGGTGGCGCAGAGCCTCGGCATCGACCCGGTCCATCTCGGCGTCGTGCTGGTGTTCAACACGACCATCGGCTCGCTGACGCCGCCGGTCGGGACCGTCATGTTCACCGTCTGCTCGATCACGCGCTGTTCGGTCGAGGATTTCACGAAGGCGTTCCTGCCCTTCCTCGCCGCCGCGATCGCCGTCCTCCTGCTGCTCACCTACGTTCCGCCGCTGGTCACCTTCCTGCCCGACCTCCTGTTCTGA